A genomic segment from Salmo trutta chromosome 38, fSalTru1.1, whole genome shotgun sequence encodes:
- the LOC115177631 gene encoding octapeptide-repeat protein T2-like, whose protein sequence is ERQRERQRERQRERQRERAEREREREAERERERERERERQRERERQRERERQRERERRERGERERERERERERERERERERERERERGERGERERERRERERAREREREIEGERERERPREGPRERERERERGRERAERERERERERERERASRERPREREREREAERGREREREREAERGRERPREAERERERPRERERGREREREAERERERPRERGPRERPREGERERPREREAERERPRERDREREAERERPREREAERERERGERERETERERETERERGRKREREAERERETERERPRERGRERERGRERERGRERERGRERERGRERERPRERGRERGRERGR, encoded by the coding sequence gagaggcagagagagaggcagagagagaggcagagagagaggcagagagagagggcagagagagagagagagagagaggcagagagagagagagagagagagagagagagagagaggcagagagagagagagaggcagagagagagagagaggcagagagagagagagaggagagagagaggagagagagagagagagagagagagagagagagagagagagagagagagagagagagagagagagagagagagagagagaggagagagaggagagagagagagagagaggagagagagagagagagcgagagagagagagagagagatagagggagagagagagagagagaggccgagagaggggccgagagagagagagagagagagagagagaggccgagagagggccgagagagagagagagagagagagagagagagagagagagagagcgagccgagagaggccgagagagagagagagagagagggaggccgagagaggccgagagagagagagagagagggaggccgagagaggccgagagaggccgagagaggccgagagagagagagagaggccgagagagagagagagaggccgagagagagagagagaggccgagagagagagagagaggccgagagagagagggccgagagagaggccgagagagggagagagagagaggccgagagagagagaggccgagagagagaggccgagagagagagaccgagagagagaggccgagagagagagaccgagagagagagaggccgaaagagagagagagagaggcgagagagagagagagaccgagagagagagagagaccgagagagagagaggccgaaagagagagagagaggccgagagagagagagagaccgagagagagaggccgagagagagaggccgagagagagagagaggccgagagagagagagaggccgagagagagagagaggccgagagagagagagaggccgagagagagagaggccgagagagagaggccgagagagaggccgagagagaggccga